One part of the Syngnathus acus chromosome 17, fSynAcu1.2, whole genome shotgun sequence genome encodes these proteins:
- the LOC119137181 gene encoding sodium channel protein type 4 subunit alpha-like → MAAMLLPTGPDGLRLFTRDSLAALEQRIAEEQAKNAKVCKEAHKNVDSSKPRVDLEAGKQLPRIYGDIPSELVGVPLEDIDPFYFKNKRTFIVLNKGMAIFRFSATSALYILSPFHFIRSIAIKVLVHSLFSLFIMFTILTNCFFMAMSDPAPWTKHLEYTFTAIYTFESAIKIFARGFCIVPFTFLRDPWNWLDFSVIVMSYVTEFIDLGNVSALRTFRVLRALKTISVIPGLKTIVGALIQSVKKLADVMILTVFCLSVFALIGLQLFMGLLRQKCVRSIAHCVNSSFSTNMSFVCNNRTWNSVEDFLTSEDNFYKIEEAKDALICGYGNDAGKCPEGFDCLKVGRNPNYGYTSFDTFGWAFLALFRLMTQDYWEKLFHQTLRSAGKTYMVFFVLVIFLGSFYLVNLILAVVAMAYEEQNQATIAEAWQKEREFQMAMEHLRREQRLAAKRQAQESDSILSPELSPFFTKIGSMRRCSTKRRRSHRALSEETAVEAEDNLDLEDELKPPLSPLPAHPLLATLSSHPLSTRRGSQNSIFSSLRVRNNSEADFADDEYSIHGDAFRSRTSSTVTHWKRRAGSVRSHCSQVFTPSLTVNGRLNVSLDHNGVIAAGPHALNSLPAYSMERIKEDTKTTNEGETVQRPLLQPSPTVTEHPPMQRKRGLSSVSFFSDAMDELEESRQKCHPCWYTFARKYLIWDCCDWWLKLKELVKLMVMDPFLDLGITICIVLNTLFMALEHYPMTEEFNTMLSVGNLVFTGIFTAEMVLKLIAMDPYYYFQQGWNIFDGVIVCLSLMELGLSNVEGLSVLRSFRLLRVFKLAKSWPTLNTLIKIIGNSVGALGNLTLVLAIIVFIFAVVGMQLFGKNYQDCVCKISPDCQLPRWHMKDFFHSFLIVFRVLCGEWIETMWDCMEVAGQPLCILVFMLVMVIGNLVVLNLFLALLLSSFSSDNLSAPDEDGDLNNIQIAIARIHSGLSWLTTSIVHLFNHTFKCRRKKSNETCKAVKLVSIHLECNGGIYGRYGEKYIVPEEDSYMTNPNLTVIVPIAPGESDVEFMEDEDISESSEDEDQKEKISLSEGSTVDLRKPGEELDNLSELAEECMEPEECFPEMCVKHCQCCNIDISQGLGQAWWRLRKTCYQIVEHSWFETFIIFMILLSSGALAFEDIYIEKRKVIKVMLEYSDKVFSYIFVLEMFLKWIAYGFKKYFTNYWCWLDFLIVDVSLISLVANSLGYSDFAAIKSLRTLRALRPLRALSRFEGMRVVVNALIGAIPSIMNVLLVCLIFWLIFSIMGVNLFAGKFGKCVNRTGFIHSFTVVNNKSDCLAMNDTQYYWTKVKVNFDNVGLGYLSLLQVATFKGWMEIMHAAVDSRGVEEQPIREINLYMYLYFVVFIIFGSFFTLNLFIGVIIDNFNQQKRKLGGQDIFMTEEQKKYYNAMKKLGSKKPQKPIPRPANILQAFFFDLVSKQAFDIMIMMLIIVNMLTMMVETDEQSDRMESVLNKINLVFIVIFTAECLIKIFALRCYFFTVAWNIFDFVVVILSIVGIVLADIIEKYFVSPTLFRVIRLARIGRVLRLIRAAKGIRTLLFALMMSMPALFNIGLLLFLVMFIYAIFGMANFAYVKKQDGIDDMFNFETFGNSMICLFQISTSAGWDNLLSPIMSSSPEECNVHYVNTGTNTRGNCGSPSMGIAFFVSYIIISFLIVVNMYIAIILENFSVATEESTDPLSEDDFEMFYEVWEKFDSEATQFIEFSMLSIFADTLSEPLRIAKPNKIKLISMDLPMVSGDRIHCLDILFAFTKRVLGESGEMDALKQQMEEKFMMTNPSNISHEPITSTLRHKLEEMSAIIIQRCYRRHLVHRQMKQASYLYRQINYKSVVDVENAPETEGLIATMIHHYGAVGGDFLETTEGSLSSPPSYDSVTRAASDLSDVVRLLARDSELGDPRENYEETFL, encoded by the exons ATACACTTTCACTGCCATTTACACGTTCGAGTCAGCAATAAAGATATTTGCTCGAGGATTCTGTATCGTTCCTTTCACCTTTTTGAGGGACCCATGGAACTGGTTGGACTTCAGCGTCATTGTTATGTC ATATGTGACAGAATTTATAGACCTGGGAAACGTTTCGGCACTAAGAACCTTCCGAGTGCTACGAGCCCTGAAAACCATCTCGGTTATACCAG GTCTGAAGACTATTGTAGGAGCTCTGATCCAGTCTGTGAAGAAGCTAGCAGATGTGATGATCTTGACCGTATTTTGCCTCAGCGTGTTTGCCCTTATTGGCCTGCAGCTTTTCATGGGGCTTTTGCGACAGAAGTGCGTTCGCAGCATCGCACACTGTGTCAACTCCTCCTTTAGTACAAATATGTCTTTCGTCTGCAACAACAGAACCTGGAACTCAGTGGAGGATTTTCTCACCAGTGAAG ATAACTTTTACAAAATTGAAGAAGCAAAGGATGCGCTAATATGTGGCTACGGCAATGACGCAGG GAAGTGTCCAGAAGGGTTTGATTGCCTCAAGGTTGGAAGAAATCCAAACTATGGCTACACCAGCTTTGACACTTTTGGATGGGCTTTTTTGGCACTTTTCCGTCTCATGACCCAAGACTACTGGGAGAAACTATTTCACCAG ACTCTGCGCTCAGCTGGAAAGACCTACATGGTGTTCTTTGTCCTGGTTATCTTCCTGGGCTCTTTTTACCTGGTCAATTTAATCCTGGCTGTTGTCGCCATGGCCTATGAGGAGCAGAATCAGGCGACCATTGCTGAGGCTTGGCAGAAGGAGAGGGAGTTTCAAATGGCCATGGAGCATCTCCGTCGGGAGCAAAGA CTGGCAGCAAAAAGGCAAGCCCAGGAGAGCGATTCCATCTTGTCCCCGGAGTTGTCTCCCTTCTTTACAAAGATAGGAAGTATGAGACGATGCAGCACTAAACGGAGGCGATCTCACAGGGCACTATCAGAAGAAACTGCAGTGGAAGCTGAAGACAACCTTGACCTGGAAGATGAGCTAAAG CCTCCTTTGTCTCCCCTGCCAGCCCACCCGCTTCTGGCCACACTCTCCTCTCACCCACTCAGCACTCGAAGAGGAAGCCAGAATAGCATCTTCAGTTCCTTGAGGGTGCGCAACAACTCCGAGGCTGACTTTGCGGATGATGAGTACAGCATCCATGGGGATGCTTTCAGAAGCCGCACCAGTTCCACTGTCACGCACTGGAAGAGAAGGGCTGGCAGTGTGAGGAGCCACTGCTCCCAAGTCTTCACCCCAAGTCTCACAGTAAACGGACGGCTCAACGTTTCTTTAGATCACAATGGCGTCATCGCAGCGGGGCCACACGCCCTGAATTCCCTCCCCGCTTACAGCATGGAGAGGATCAAGGAGGACACG AAGACCACCAATGAAGGGGAAACTGTCCAAAGGCCTCTTCTTCAGCCGTCCCCAACAGTGACCGAGCATCCTCCCATGCAGAGAAAAAGAGGACTAAGCTCTGTCAGTTTTTTTAGTGATGCCATGGATG AGCTGGAGGAGTCCAGACAAAAGTGCCACCCCTGTTGGTACACCTTTGCCAGAAAGTACCTGATATGGGACTGCTGCGACTGGTGGCTGAAATTGAAGGAGTTGGTCAAGTTGATGGTGATGGATCCTTTCCTTGACCTTGGGATCACCATATGTATTGTGTTGAACACCCTCTTCATGGCCCTGGAACATTACCCGATGACTGAGGAATTCAATACCATGCTATCAGTGGGAAATTTG GTGTTCACGGGGATCTTCACTGCCGAGATGGTCCTGAAGCTGATCGCCATGGACCCATATTATTACTTCCAACAAGGATGGAACATTTTTGACGGCGTTATTGTTTGCCTTAGTCTGATGGAGCTAGGGCTCTCCAATGTCGAGGGCCTCTCTGTTCTTCGCTCCTTCAGACTG TTACGTGTCTTCAAACTGGCAAAGTCTTGGCCCACCCTCAATACTCTAATAAAAATCATTGGCAACTCAGTCGGCGCTCTGGGAAACCTGACACTGGTTTTGGccatcatcgtcttcatctttgCTGTAGTGGGCATGCAGCTCTTTGGCAAGAACTACCAGGACTGTGTGTGCAAGATCTCTCCTGACTGTCAGCTTCCTCGCTGGCACATGAAGGACTTCTTTCACTCCTTCCTGATTGTGTTCAGGGTGCTGTGTGGTGAGTGGATTGAGACCATGTGGGATTGTATGGAAGTAGCTGGGCAACCTCTCTGCATCCTGGTCTTCATGCTGGTCATGGTCATTGGCAACTTGGTG GTACTAAATCTCTTCCTGGCCTTGCTGCTCAGCTCTTTCAGCTCTGACAACCTCTCAGCTCCAGATGAGGATGGAGATTTGAATAACATCCAGATTGCCATTGCTCGCATCCACTCTGGTCTCTCTTGGCTCACCACAAGCATTGTCCACCTCTTCAACCACACTTTCAAATGCAGACGGAAAAAATCCAATGAGACCTGTAAGGCCGTTAAACTGGTTTCCATCCACCTGGAATGCAATGGTGGAATTTATGGACGCTATGGAGAGAAGTACATCGTACCGGAAGAGGACAGCTACATGACTAACCCAAACCTGACTGTTATCGTTCCCATCGCACCTGGAGAATCTGATGTTGAATTTATGGAGGACGAGGACATATCGGAGTCATCGGAGGACGAGGACCAGAAA GAGAAGATAAGTCTTTCGGAAGGCAGCACGGTGGATTTAAGGAAGCCTGGCGAGGAGCTGGACAATTTATCCGAGCTGGCTGAGGAGTGCATGGAGCCAGAGGAATGCTTCCCAGAAA TGTGCGTCAAGCACTGCCAGTGCTGCAATATCGATATCAGCCAAGGTCTAGGCCAGGCCTGGTGGAGACTGAGAAAGACCTGCTACCAGATTGTGGAACACAGCTGGTTTGAGACCttcatcatttttatgatCCTGCTCAGTAGTGGAGCTCTG GCATTTGAGGATATCTACATTGAGAAGAGGAAAGTCATCAAAGTGATGTTGGAGTATTCCGACAAGGTCTTCTCCTACATCTTTGTGCTGGAGATGTTCCTTAAATGGATCGCTTATGGCTTCaagaaatatttcaccaaTTACTGGTGCTGGCTTGACTTTCTCATTGTGGAT GTGTCCCTGATAAGCCTGGTGGCAAACTCACTGGGTTATTCCGACTTTGCTGCAATCAAATCCCTGAGGACTCTCCGCGCTTTGAGGCCTCTCAGAGCTCTATCCAGATTTGAGGGCATGCGG GTGGTCGTGAACGCTCTTATTGGAGCCATCCCCTCCATCATGAACGTGCTGCTCGTGTGCCTCATCTTTTGGCTCATCTTCAGCATCATGGGAGTCAACCTTTTTGCGGGCAAGTTTGGAAAGTGCGTGAACAGAACTGGCTTCATCCACAGTTTCACAGTCGTCAACAATAAGTCCGACTGCCTGGCCATGAATGACACTCAGTACTACTGGACCAAAGTGAAGGTCAACTTTGACAACGTGGGACTGGGCTACCTTTCCCTTCTCCAAGTG GCAACATTTAAAGGTTGGATGGAAATAATGCACGCAGCTGTTGATTCAAGAGGA GTGGAGGAGCAACCCATCAGAGAAATCAACCTCTACATGTACCTTTACTTTGTGGTCTTTATCATATTTGGTTCCTTCTTCACACTCAACCTCTTCATTGGCGTCATCATTGACAATTTTAATCAGCAGAAAAGAAAG TTAGGTGGACAGGATATTTTTATGACTGAGGAACAGAAGAAATATTACAACGCTATGAAGAAGTTAGGAAGTAAAAAGCCACAAAAGCCAATACCAAGACCTGCG AACATCCTGCAAGCCTTCTTCTTCGATCTGGTTTCGAAGCAAGCCTTTGACATCATGATCATGATGCTGATCATCGTCAACATGCTCACCATGATGGTGGAGACGGACGAGCAGTCGGACCGCATGGAGTCCGTTCTCAACAAGATTAATTTGGTCTTCATTGTGATCTTTACGGCAGAATGCCTGATCAAGATCTTTGCCCTtcgttgttatttttttacagtcgCTTGGAACATCTTTGATTTTGTGGTGGTTATACTCTCCATTGTGG GGATTGTTCTCGCTGACATCATAGAAAAGTATTTTGTGTCACCGACCCTGTTTCGAGTCATCCGCCTGGCAAGGATCGGACGCGTGCTTCGACTTATACGTGCAGCCAAAGGAATCAGGACTTTACTTTTTGCCTTAATGATGTCCATGCCAGCGCTGTTTAACATCGGTCTCCTGCTTTTCCTGGTCATGTTCATCTACGCCATCTTCGGCATGGCAAACTTTGCCTACGTGAAGAAGCAAGATGGAATTGACGACATGTTCAACTTTGAGACTTTTGGCAATAGCATGATCTGCCTTTTCCAGATCAGCACCTCGGCCGGCTGGGACAATCTCCTTAGTCCAATCATGTCCAGCTCTCCGGAAGAGTGCAATGTTCATTATGTCAACACTGGAACAAATACTCGAGGTAACTGCGGTAGCCCCTCAATGGGCATAGCTTTCTTTGTAAGCTACATCATCATCTCTTTCCTCATTGTGGTCAATATGTACATTGCCATCATTCTGGAGAACTTCAGCGTGGCCACAGAGGAAAGCACTGATCCACTGAGCGAAGatgactttgaaatgttttacgAGGTTTGGGAGAAGTTTGATTCGGAAGCCACGCAGTTCATCGAGTTCTCCATGCTGTCGATTTTTGCCGACACTCTGTCGGAGCCGCTGCGCATCGCCAAGCCCAACAAGATAAAACTGATCTCCATGGACCTCCCTATGGTCAGCGGCGATCGAATCCACTGCTTGGATATCTTGTTTGCCTTCACAAAACGAGTCCTGGGCGAGTCGGGGGAGATGGATGCCCTCAAACAGCAAATGGAGGAGAAGTTCATGATGACCAACCCTTCCAATATTTCTCACGAGCCCATCACTTCCACACTGCGCCACAAGCTGGAGGAGATGTCGGCTATCATCATTCAGAGGTGTTACAGGAGGCATCTGGTGCACCGGCAGATGAAGCAGGCCTCTTACCTTTACAGACAAATCAACTACAAATCGGTAGTCGATGTGGAAAATGCTCCAGAGACGGAAGGGCTCATAGCAACCATGATTCATCACTACGGCGCTGTAGGCGGCGACTTTTTAGAGACAACAGAAGGCTCTCTGTCGTCGCCACCTTCCTACGACAGCGTGACCAGGGCAGCCAGCGACCTTTCGGATGTCGTCAGATTATTAGCCAGGGACTCTGAACTTGGTGATCCTCGTGAAAACTATGAGGAAACTTTTCTTTGA